A portion of the Babylonia areolata isolate BAREFJ2019XMU chromosome 4, ASM4173473v1, whole genome shotgun sequence genome contains these proteins:
- the LOC143280980 gene encoding arylsulfatase B-like → MTMLRALAACVPFFLLLNSFDIVWATKPNIVFILADDLGWADVGWRNRHIYSPTLDRMAREGMILNQSYVQSSCCPSRAALLSGRYPYHLGFQSESISAKVPLFLPDDQPILPQTLKSLGYATHMVGKWHLGFCNWRFTPTYRGFDSFYGFYNAMEDYYSHTVKGGYDFRNDKKVDRSVVGQYSTQLFSDRAVRIIQQHDPSQPLFLYLAFQAVHTPLQSLQRYVDEHCLHITDKDRRIKCGMIAAMDDAVNNVTQALKDRGLFDNTFIIFSSDNGGPVHSSSTNWPLRGSKITLWEGGTRAASFVYGPAFLQQTNKSYEELVHIVDWYPTLVEAAGGGSSVPHIDGISQWKNLKTGGRGPRTEFLYNMDDVKNRSALRQGPVQAGARVRREPQRVVRHTRAERGDGGDPWWRAQKSSFPALQPARGPGGEARHPGQPPRRVPPDEGSPGPVPEEYGAHQSSAQES, encoded by the exons ATGACCATGTTGCGAGCACTCGCAGCATGCGTTCCGTTTTTCTTGCTTCTGAACAGCTTCGATATTGTATGGGCGACAAAACCCAACATCGTGTTCATCCTTGCTGACGATTTAGGGTGGGCTGATGTCGGGTGGAGAAACCGGCACATTTACAGCCCCACCCTGGACCGGATGGCGAGAGAGGGGATGATCCTGAACCAGTCGTACGTGCAGTCGTCTTGCTGTCCTTCTCGAGCGGCACTTCTGTCGGGTAGATACCCGTACCACTTGGGCTTTCAGAGCGAATCGATTAGCGCCAAAGTCCCCCTTTTTCTGCCCGATGACCAGCCTATTTTGCCTCAG ACCCTCAAGTCTTTGGGATACGCTACCCACATGGTGGGCAAGTGGCACTTGGGGTTCTGTAACTGGCGATTCACTCCCACCTACCGAGGGTTCGACTCCTTCTACGGTTTCTACAATGCCATGGAGGATTACTACAGCCACACTGTCAA GGGTGGGTACGACTTTCGGAACGACAAAAAGGTGGACAGGTCAGTCGTTGGTCAGTACTCCACCCAGCTGTTCAGTGACCGGGCTGTCCGCATCATCCAGCAACACGACCCCTCCCAGCCCCTCTTCCTCTACCTCGCCTTTCAGGCTGTGCACACACCACTGCAG TCGCTTCAGCGTTACGTGGACGAGCACTGCTTGCACATCACAGACAAGGACCGCCGGATCAAGTGTGGCATGATCGCCGCCATGGACGACGCCGTGAACAACGTCACTCAAGCCCTGAAAGACCGAGGTCTGTTCGACAACACCTTCATTATCTTCAGCTCAGACAATGGAGGCCCGGTCCACTCATCTTCCACCAACTGGCCCTTGCGGGGGTCCAAGATCACTCTGTGGGAAGGAGGCACCAGAGCAGCCAGTTTTGTCTATGGACCTGCCTTTCTGCAGCAGACTAACAAATCCTACGAAGAGCTCGTCCACATTGTGGACTGGTACCCGACCTTGGTGGAGGCAGCCGGAGGAGGCTCTTCCGTTCCGCACATTGACGGCATCAGCCAGTGGAAGAACCTCAAGACAGGCGGACGGGGTCCACGCACAGAGTTCCTCTACAACATGGATGACGTGAAAAACCGCTCCGCCCTACGCCAAGGGCCGGTTCAAGCTGGTGCAAGGGTACGCCGGGAGCCCCAACGGGTGGTTCGCCACACCCGAGCAGAGCGAGGCGACGGAGGAGATCCATGGTGGAGGGCACAAAAGTCCTCCTTTCCAGCTCTTCAACCTGCACGTGGACCCGGAGGAGAGGCACGACATCCTGGACAGCCACCCAGACGTGTACCGCCAGATGAAGGCTCGCCTGGACCAGTACCGGAAGAGTATGGTGCCCACCAGAGTAGTGCCCAAGAGTCCTGA
- the LOC143281613 gene encoding uncharacterized protein LOC143281613 isoform X1 encodes MEVVLVFLLGCCCFCNAVVQQNGLNYLGAGKGTSLYTPFGTGVAGGVYAGSGLDGGGLVGALNPGFLGVNKFGLPGFGQGNLGPPFAVGGGGRSTKIQDRKLTCAQKVTVMDHYDHLVTFIAVTVSENRTKAGGKNFPLDPFSGFFGHIGHGGGYGGGHGGGYGGGYGGGYGGGYGGGQGLFGLGGGGSGYGDSQNPAALSLDLEFHSYGVEGKAKVYFTTLAPVIGDYSGCDEDSLGDILTGVGYPPDGGDGSVADLPLWKATTSSVHTNNLPFKDIYSIAGRGVVVAIESPDGGYGGKIPGDILACCRMAFDDQDRTLSDAGFGQTPAGPPHGPYPPGPPYPPPPRGPGGPHSGPYPPPGPYPPPPKSAGPHSRPFPPHAARPPPHRKPAGPPHGPYPPPPPHFKSPSKSGPYPPPSGPRHAKRQPPGLGPRPRPSPSYQPPPPQRRPFPPNRKEYPPNGKNTPPGDFHRVGPV; translated from the exons ATGGAAGTAGTTTTGGTCTTTTTGCTGGGGTGCTGTTGCTTTTGCAACGCTGTGGTG caGCAAAATGGCCTTAACTACCTGGGGGCCGGAAAGGGTACCAGCCTGTACACCCCCTTTGGCACTGGTGTCGCTGGTGGCGTCTATGCTGGCTCTGGGCTTGATGGAG GTGGACTGGTTGGTGCTCTGAATCCAGGCTTTCTTGGTGTGAATAAGTTTGGTCTGCCAGGATTCGGACAGGGAAACCTGGGGCCTCCATTTGCCGTCGGCGGGGGAGGTCGGTCGACGAAAATCC AGGACAGAAAGTTGACATGTGCTCAGAAAGTAACGGTGATGGACCATTATGACCATCTGGTAACCTTCATCGCCGTCACTGTGTCCGAAAACAGGACAAAGGCTGGTGGCAAGAACTTCCcg ctcgaTCCCTTTTCAGGATTTTTTGGACATATTGGCCATGGTGGTGGCTACGGAGGTGGCCATGGTGGTGGCTACGGAGGTGGCTATGGTGGTGGCTACGGAGGTGGCTATGGTGGTGGCCAAGGCCTTTTTGGTCTAGGCGGAGGTGGCAGTGGCTATGGTGACAGTCAAAACCCAGCAGCTCTGTCCTTGGACCTGGAGTTCCACTCGTACGGAGTGGAGGGGAAAGCCAAAGTGTACTTCACTACCCTGGCGCCGGTCATCGGAGATTATTCCGGCTGTGACGAAGACAGCCTTGGGGATATTCTGACCGG AGTTGGGTATCCGCCTGATGGTGGGGATGGGTCTGTGGCTGACCTGCCTCTGTGGAAGGCCACCACCAGTTCCGTGCACACCAACAACCTGCCATTCAAAGACATCTACTCCATTGCTGGGAGAGGGGTTGTG GTGGCGATAGAGAGCCCAGACGGAGGGTATGGGGGGAAGATTCCCGGGGACATCCTGGCCTGCTGTCGTATGGCCTTTGATGACCAGGACCGCACTCTGTCAGACGCTGGATTCGGTCAGACGCCAGCAGGTCCTCCGCACGGACCGTACCCTCCAGGTCCACCGTATCCCCCACCACCTCGTGGACCAGGAGGTCCTCATTCCGGACCGTACCCACCTCCTGGCCCTTACCCCCCACCACCTAAATCAGCAGGTCCTCACTCTCGACCATTCCCACCTCATGCAGCTCGCCCCCCACCACATCGTAAACCAGCAGGTCCTCCACACgggccctaccccccaccaccaccccatttcAAATCACCATCTAAATCTGGACCTTACCCCCCACCATCTGGTCCTCGACATGCTAAACGACAACCTCCTGGATTAGGACCCCGCCCCAGACCGTCCCCATCttatcaacccccacccccacagcgcCGTCCGTTTCCACCCAACCGCAAAGAGTATCCTCCAAATGGAAAAAATACGCCGCCAGGTGACTTCCACCGTGTCGGGCCTGTGTAA
- the LOC143281613 gene encoding uncharacterized protein LOC143281613 isoform X2: MEVVLVFLLGCCCFCNAVVQNGLNYLGAGKGTSLYTPFGTGVAGGVYAGSGLDGGGLVGALNPGFLGVNKFGLPGFGQGNLGPPFAVGGGGRSTKIQDRKLTCAQKVTVMDHYDHLVTFIAVTVSENRTKAGGKNFPLDPFSGFFGHIGHGGGYGGGHGGGYGGGYGGGYGGGYGGGQGLFGLGGGGSGYGDSQNPAALSLDLEFHSYGVEGKAKVYFTTLAPVIGDYSGCDEDSLGDILTGVGYPPDGGDGSVADLPLWKATTSSVHTNNLPFKDIYSIAGRGVVVAIESPDGGYGGKIPGDILACCRMAFDDQDRTLSDAGFGQTPAGPPHGPYPPGPPYPPPPRGPGGPHSGPYPPPGPYPPPPKSAGPHSRPFPPHAARPPPHRKPAGPPHGPYPPPPPHFKSPSKSGPYPPPSGPRHAKRQPPGLGPRPRPSPSYQPPPPQRRPFPPNRKEYPPNGKNTPPGDFHRVGPV, encoded by the exons ATGGAAGTAGTTTTGGTCTTTTTGCTGGGGTGCTGTTGCTTTTGCAACGCTGTGGTG CAAAATGGCCTTAACTACCTGGGGGCCGGAAAGGGTACCAGCCTGTACACCCCCTTTGGCACTGGTGTCGCTGGTGGCGTCTATGCTGGCTCTGGGCTTGATGGAG GTGGACTGGTTGGTGCTCTGAATCCAGGCTTTCTTGGTGTGAATAAGTTTGGTCTGCCAGGATTCGGACAGGGAAACCTGGGGCCTCCATTTGCCGTCGGCGGGGGAGGTCGGTCGACGAAAATCC AGGACAGAAAGTTGACATGTGCTCAGAAAGTAACGGTGATGGACCATTATGACCATCTGGTAACCTTCATCGCCGTCACTGTGTCCGAAAACAGGACAAAGGCTGGTGGCAAGAACTTCCcg ctcgaTCCCTTTTCAGGATTTTTTGGACATATTGGCCATGGTGGTGGCTACGGAGGTGGCCATGGTGGTGGCTACGGAGGTGGCTATGGTGGTGGCTACGGAGGTGGCTATGGTGGTGGCCAAGGCCTTTTTGGTCTAGGCGGAGGTGGCAGTGGCTATGGTGACAGTCAAAACCCAGCAGCTCTGTCCTTGGACCTGGAGTTCCACTCGTACGGAGTGGAGGGGAAAGCCAAAGTGTACTTCACTACCCTGGCGCCGGTCATCGGAGATTATTCCGGCTGTGACGAAGACAGCCTTGGGGATATTCTGACCGG AGTTGGGTATCCGCCTGATGGTGGGGATGGGTCTGTGGCTGACCTGCCTCTGTGGAAGGCCACCACCAGTTCCGTGCACACCAACAACCTGCCATTCAAAGACATCTACTCCATTGCTGGGAGAGGGGTTGTG GTGGCGATAGAGAGCCCAGACGGAGGGTATGGGGGGAAGATTCCCGGGGACATCCTGGCCTGCTGTCGTATGGCCTTTGATGACCAGGACCGCACTCTGTCAGACGCTGGATTCGGTCAGACGCCAGCAGGTCCTCCGCACGGACCGTACCCTCCAGGTCCACCGTATCCCCCACCACCTCGTGGACCAGGAGGTCCTCATTCCGGACCGTACCCACCTCCTGGCCCTTACCCCCCACCACCTAAATCAGCAGGTCCTCACTCTCGACCATTCCCACCTCATGCAGCTCGCCCCCCACCACATCGTAAACCAGCAGGTCCTCCACACgggccctaccccccaccaccaccccatttcAAATCACCATCTAAATCTGGACCTTACCCCCCACCATCTGGTCCTCGACATGCTAAACGACAACCTCCTGGATTAGGACCCCGCCCCAGACCGTCCCCATCttatcaacccccacccccacagcgcCGTCCGTTTCCACCCAACCGCAAAGAGTATCCTCCAAATGGAAAAAATACGCCGCCAGGTGACTTCCACCGTGTCGGGCCTGTGTAA